GGTCGTCGCCGGATTCGTAGCCGACGAGCAGGAGCCGCAAGCCGTTCTCTTTCATCACCTTCAGGGTTGAATAACGTACATTCGCTTTGGCATTGCACGACCACGTTACTCCAAGCTTGCCAAGACCGCGGGCGATCTCTTCGGCTCTCGCTGCGAGGTCGGTAAAGGTATCGTCATCGAACATGATCTCCTTGATTTCGGGCATGTTGTCCCTGATCCATTTCACTTCTTCAAGGACGTTCTCGACCGAACGCGTGCGGTAGCGATGGCCTCCGACCGTATGCGGCCAGAGACAAAAGGTGCACCTGGATTTGCAGCCTCGCCCCGTGTAGAGCGAAACGTACGGATGCTTGAGATAGCCGCTGAAGTAATTTCTGGTCGTCAGGTCGCGCTTATAGACGGGCGCGACGAACGGAAGCTGGTCCATGTCTTCAAGAATCGGGCGGGCTTCGTTGTGCTTGATTGTGCCGTCGGGCAGACGATAGCTGAGTCCGAGAATGGACTCGAACGGAAGCCCCTGCGCGATGTCGCGACATGTGAAGTCGAATTCTTCACGGCACACGAAGTCAAGTGCATCGCTTGCCGTAAGTGAGCCGTGAGGATCGACGGCTACCTTCGCACCGACCATTCCGATGAGGATCGTGGGCTTGCGCCGTTTTAGATGTTCCGCGAATTGCACATCACTCGGGAACGACGGAGAACTCGTGTGAATGATAACCAGTTCGTATTGCAAAGCAATGTCAAGGGTCGTTTCCAGCGACAGGCCGTCTGCGGGAGCATCCACGAGGCGGCTATCCTTAACCAGCGCAGCGGGCTGGGCGAGCCACGTTGGATACCAGAATGATCGAATTTCGCGCTTCGTCTGGAACCGTGAGCCCGCTCCACCATCGAAGCCGTCATATGAAGGTGCCTGCAGAAACAACGTTTTCATAGATACTCTCAAAGAGAATTCTCTGCTTGAGCGAGATCAGTCACTCGCAGGGACGCGCCGGGCATCGGTGATATTCGAAATTTGATGATTTACCCAGGCGGATGCTGCTGCCACTGGGTAACGATGGACGCTCAAGAATACTACGACTTGCCGGCTCGACATCGCTAAGCGCGGGTTTTCCCCGGGTCGAGTGTTACAGCGAACCTACTTTGTCAGCCAGCAATCATAGAGATGTCAAGCAGATGTCAGGTTCACCGAAACAGATGCCGGTTGTTCTGATCGAACGGCAAGTCGTCAAGCCCCGAGGGTCATGATCACAGGTCGATATCCTGGCGAAGTCCAATCCAATTGTGAGCGCCGCTTTCAATAAGCTTCGCGCCATTCGCCAGCGCATCACAGCGCAACGCATGGCCGGGATCGATGATGACGCGAAGCTCGTGGACCGTCCACGCCGTTGAGAATATCGTTGCACAGTGGGCGATGCGCCGCGTCGCCGATCTTTGC
The Paraburkholderia hospita DNA segment above includes these coding regions:
- the hpnJ gene encoding hopanoid biosynthesis associated radical SAM protein HpnJ; this translates as MKTLFLQAPSYDGFDGGAGSRFQTKREIRSFWYPTWLAQPAALVKDSRLVDAPADGLSLETTLDIALQYELVIIHTSSPSFPSDVQFAEHLKRRKPTILIGMVGAKVAVDPHGSLTASDALDFVCREEFDFTCRDIAQGLPFESILGLSYRLPDGTIKHNEARPILEDMDQLPFVAPVYKRDLTTRNYFSGYLKHPYVSLYTGRGCKSRCTFCLWPHTVGGHRYRTRSVENVLEEVKWIRDNMPEIKEIMFDDDTFTDLAARAEEIARGLGKLGVTWSCNAKANVRYSTLKVMKENGLRLLLVGYESGDDQILVNVKKGLRTDMARQFSDDCRKLGIKIHGTFILGLPGETHETIKKTIQYAKEINPHTIQVSLAAPYPGTVLHKQAVENGWLKDTKVITLINDAGTQAATIGYPHLSREEIYLGVEEFYKHFYFRPSKIWEIVREMLVSWEMMKRRLQEGVEFFRFLRTRKA